Proteins encoded in a region of the Flavobacterium sp. PMTSA4 genome:
- a CDS encoding OmpA family protein, protein MKNKIIYIAILAIFSFNGFSQTITKEQKGKKEYDKYAYIDAIKTYERLYEKGYKSPDMLLKLGNSYYFNADLEKAVKYYDELYATSPDQEAEYFYRYSQSLRATKDYKKADEMMAIFNSKSGNDLRAKLYNQNRDYLAEIKKNSGRYKLENAGINSKYSDYGPTFMGEKVVFCSARDTGNFSKRIHTWTGEYFTNLYSANLAEDGSLGEVEKFGNKLNSKYHEDTPVFSKDGKTVYFTRNNYLDKRGYDASKVTLLKIYKATVDEKGKWVNITPLPFNSDSYQTAHPALSPDGKTMYFASDMPGSFGKSDIYKVAISDDGSFGNPVNLGNTINTEGRETYPFVNGKNELYFASDGHPGLGGLDIFGAKIPEDGIFTKILNVGEEANSPKDDFAYIINSETKRGFLSSNRDGGEGSDDIYKFIETRELFIEQAIFGVVTDTNTDEVLADAKITLLDEKFNKIAETTTDAKGFYEFLKLEPNTKFYIKAEKEGYNTKENPVITGKEEGRTELNIDLEKTAKPIPVGGDLADVFGINLIYFDLDKWNIRPDAAVDLAKILDVLEQYPTMKIDIRSHTDSRASHAYNERLSDRRAKSTMAWLVSKGISKDRLTAKGYGETQLINKCSDGVPCTEAEHQLNRRSQFIITEL, encoded by the coding sequence ATGAAAAATAAAATTATATATATAGCAATTTTAGCAATCTTCTCTTTTAATGGTTTTTCTCAAACTATTACTAAAGAACAAAAAGGGAAAAAAGAATACGATAAGTATGCTTACATCGATGCTATTAAAACCTACGAGCGTTTATATGAAAAAGGATATAAATCGCCTGACATGCTTTTAAAACTTGGAAACTCATATTATTTCAATGCAGATTTAGAAAAAGCTGTAAAATATTATGATGAATTATATGCAACAAGTCCTGATCAAGAAGCTGAATATTTTTATAGATATTCTCAATCTCTGAGAGCTACAAAAGATTACAAAAAAGCTGATGAAATGATGGCTATATTCAATTCAAAAAGTGGAAATGATCTTAGAGCAAAACTTTATAATCAGAACAGAGACTATCTAGCTGAAATAAAGAAAAATTCTGGTAGATATAAATTAGAAAATGCTGGAATTAATTCAAAATATTCAGATTATGGACCAACATTTATGGGTGAAAAAGTAGTATTTTGTTCTGCTCGTGATACAGGTAATTTTTCAAAAAGAATTCATACTTGGACTGGTGAATATTTTACAAATTTATACAGTGCAAATTTAGCGGAGGATGGTTCGCTTGGTGAAGTTGAAAAATTTGGAAATAAATTGAATAGTAAATATCACGAAGATACTCCAGTATTTTCAAAAGATGGAAAAACTGTTTATTTCACAAGAAACAATTATCTTGACAAAAGAGGTTATGATGCTAGTAAAGTTACATTACTTAAAATTTATAAAGCAACTGTAGATGAAAAAGGAAAATGGGTAAATATTACTCCATTACCTTTCAACAGTGATAGCTATCAAACTGCTCATCCAGCTTTAAGTCCTGATGGTAAAACAATGTATTTTGCTTCTGATATGCCAGGTTCATTTGGAAAATCAGATATTTATAAAGTTGCAATTTCTGATGATGGAAGTTTTGGTAATCCAGTAAATCTTGGAAATACTATCAATACGGAAGGTAGAGAAACTTATCCTTTTGTAAATGGTAAAAATGAACTTTATTTTGCTTCAGATGGTCATCCAGGTTTAGGAGGTTTAGATATTTTTGGAGCAAAAATTCCTGAAGATGGTATTTTCACAAAAATATTGAACGTTGGTGAAGAAGCTAATAGTCCAAAAGATGACTTTGCTTATATAATCAACTCCGAAACTAAAAGAGGTTTTTTAAGTTCAAATCGCGATGGCGGTGAAGGAAGTGATGATATTTACAAATTCATCGAAACCAGAGAATTATTTATTGAACAAGCTATTTTTGGAGTTGTAACTGATACAAATACAGATGAAGTTTTAGCTGATGCAAAAATTACTTTGTTAGATGAAAAATTCAATAAAATTGCAGAAACTACAACTGATGCAAAAGGTTTTTATGAATTCTTAAAACTTGAACCTAATACTAAATTCTACATTAAAGCAGAAAAAGAAGGTTACAATACTAAAGAAAATCCAGTTATAACTGGAAAAGAAGAAGGAAGAACTGAATTAAATATCGACCTAGAAAAAACAGCAAAACCAATACCAGTTGGTGGAGATTTAGCTGATGTATTTGGAATAAACCTTATTTATTTTGATTTAGATAAATGGAATATTCGTCCTGATGCTGCCGTTGATTTAGCTAAAATACTTGATGTATTAGAGCAATATCCAACTATGAAAATTGATATTCGTTCTCATACTGATAGTCGTGCATCTCATGCTTACAATGAAAGACTTTCTGATAGAAGAGCAAAATCAACAATGGCTTGGTTAGTATCAAAAGGAATTTCAAAAGACAGATTGACAGCAAAAGGTTATGGTGAAACACAATTAATAAATAAATGTTCTGATGGTGTTCCATGTACAGAAGCTGAACATCAATTGAACAGAAGAAGTCAATTTATTATAACTGAATTATAA
- a CDS encoding PorP/SprF family type IX secretion system membrane protein has product MKTRILIFALMLTCYCSFAQQDSQYTQYMYNTINVNPAYAGSRGVMSIFGLHRTQWVGLDGAPTTNAFSINTPINESNIGLGISFVNDKIGPTNNNTITADVSYSIQTSETYKLSFGIKAAGNIFNLDTNKLNPQDANDPNLQNFSSEFSPNFGAGVYLHSDKLYFGVSVPNFLQDTKYNDNSVTVFKERMTFYTIGGYVFDLTPDLKFKPAFLTKVVTGAPLQVDVSGNFLLFDKFMLGAAYRWDSAISAMAGFQITDGLYIGYGYDRETTNLKNYNSGSHEIFLRFELFNRVSKIVTPRFF; this is encoded by the coding sequence ATGAAAACAAGAATTTTAATTTTCGCTTTAATGTTAACATGTTACTGTTCTTTTGCTCAGCAAGATTCACAGTATACCCAATACATGTATAACACAATTAATGTAAATCCAGCTTATGCAGGATCTAGAGGAGTTATGAGTATTTTTGGATTACATCGTACCCAATGGGTAGGCTTAGATGGTGCTCCAACCACTAATGCTTTCTCAATAAATACTCCAATAAATGAAAGCAATATTGGATTAGGGATTTCTTTTGTAAATGATAAAATTGGTCCAACCAATAATAATACAATTACAGCTGATGTTTCGTATTCGATTCAAACTTCTGAAACTTATAAATTATCATTTGGTATTAAAGCTGCTGGAAATATTTTTAATTTAGATACAAATAAATTAAATCCACAGGATGCTAACGACCCAAATTTACAAAACTTCAGTAGTGAATTCTCTCCTAACTTTGGTGCTGGTGTTTATTTACATTCTGATAAATTGTATTTTGGAGTATCTGTCCCAAATTTTTTACAAGACACAAAGTATAATGATAATTCAGTAACTGTGTTCAAAGAAAGAATGACGTTCTATACAATTGGAGGTTATGTTTTTGATTTAACACCAGATTTAAAATTCAAACCTGCATTTTTAACAAAAGTAGTTACTGGTGCTCCATTGCAAGTTGATGTTTCAGGAAACTTCCTTTTATTTGATAAATTTATGTTAGGTGCTGCTTACAGATGGGATTCTGCTATTAGTGCTATGGCAGGCTTTCAAATTACTGATGGTTTATACATTGGTTATGGATATGACAGAGAAACAACAAATCTTAAAAATTATAACTCTGGTTCTCATGAAATTTTCCTTAGATTTGAATTATTTAATAGAGTAAGTAAAATTGTAACACCAAGATTCTTCTAA
- the corA gene encoding magnesium/cobalt transporter CorA: MRKIKYKKGRKVQTTLLEYTGIHQNTITELQLFVYDENDLIEYNPFDVSQLDKCILSSKNNWLNVHGLNDESVIKTIGQFVEVDNFMLSDIVNTTKRSKLEEYQDVIFFNIKSILPVKDSDNIEIEQISFLLKKEILVSFQEKRSDFFTHIRERIRTHSGLVRDKKSDYLLYLLLDAVMENFYITLENEENRVEALINLTKANTHLQILEKIEKHRDNFNFLKRSIIPLRDSLFSIKSMKEDNVFNVIEDDNFSFFSRLHQKSIELLEQIEYDLLSLESATNFYFSTQNQKLNEVMKTLTVVSVFFMPLTFIVGIYGMNFENMPELHWKYGYFLILGFMFILLLGMVYYFKKKKWY, encoded by the coding sequence GTGAGAAAGATAAAATATAAAAAAGGTAGAAAGGTTCAAACAACTTTGCTGGAATATACTGGAATTCATCAAAACACAATTACCGAACTTCAGTTGTTTGTTTATGATGAAAATGATTTAATAGAATACAATCCTTTTGATGTTTCTCAACTAGACAAATGTATATTATCTTCAAAAAATAATTGGTTGAATGTTCATGGTTTGAATGATGAATCTGTTATTAAAACAATTGGACAATTTGTAGAAGTTGATAATTTCATGCTAAGTGATATTGTTAATACAACTAAAAGGTCTAAACTTGAAGAATATCAAGATGTTATTTTTTTTAATATCAAATCAATTTTACCTGTAAAAGACTCAGATAATATAGAAATTGAACAAATTAGTTTTTTACTAAAAAAGGAAATCTTAGTTTCTTTTCAAGAAAAGCGAAGTGACTTTTTTACACATATCAGAGAAAGAATTAGAACACATTCAGGTTTAGTTAGAGATAAAAAATCTGATTATTTGTTGTATTTGTTGCTTGATGCGGTGATGGAAAATTTTTATATCACTTTAGAAAATGAAGAGAATAGAGTAGAAGCTCTAATTAATTTGACTAAAGCAAATACACATCTTCAAATTTTAGAAAAAATTGAAAAACATCGTGATAATTTTAATTTTCTGAAACGCTCAATTATTCCGCTCAGAGATTCATTGTTTTCAATTAAAAGTATGAAAGAAGACAATGTTTTTAATGTAATTGAGGATGATAATTTTAGTTTTTTTTCAAGATTGCATCAAAAATCCATCGAACTTTTAGAACAAATTGAATATGATTTACTTTCTCTAGAAAGTGCTACAAATTTTTATTTTTCAACTCAAAACCAAAAACTTAATGAAGTAATGAAAACTTTGACTGTAGTTTCAGTTTTCTTTATGCCTTTAACTTTTATCGTTGGAATTTATGGGATGAATTTTGAAAATATGCCAGAGTTGCATTGGAAATATGGTTATTTTCTAATTCTAGGTTTTATGTTCATTCTTTTGCTTGGAATGGTATATTATTTTAAAAAGAAAAAGTGGTATTAA
- the nhaA gene encoding Na+/H+ antiporter NhaA: MKITKLFKDFLESEKIGGFLLILCTIISLIFANSIFSSEYIHIWHNDIGGKPLEYWINDGLMAIFFLLIGLELEREIYIGELSNFKKASLPIFAAIGGMIVPAALYLFLNYGTETQSGAGIPMATDIAFALGILSLLGNKVPTSLKVFLTALAVIDDLGAILVIAIFYTKDLDFFNLSIALGIFGFLLILNRLKVRNLIPYLVLGVFMWYFMLNSGVHATITGVLLAFAIPFGNGDKKSTSYLLQNALHKPVTWIILPLFALANTAITINSDWHYALTHHYTIGIALGLIVGKPIGISLFSYLSVKNKFCKLPEDLNWKTIIGVSFLGGIGFTMSIFITLLAFSDSEHITNSKIMILVSSIIAALIGLLYLKSTLKKDCLEDVLNDD, encoded by the coding sequence ATGAAAATAACTAAACTTTTTAAAGACTTTCTAGAAAGCGAAAAGATTGGAGGTTTCCTACTCATACTTTGCACAATAATTTCATTGATATTTGCCAATTCTATTTTCTCTTCAGAGTATATACATATTTGGCATAATGATATTGGTGGTAAACCATTAGAATATTGGATTAACGATGGATTAATGGCTATTTTCTTCCTACTGATAGGATTAGAACTTGAGCGTGAAATTTATATTGGTGAGCTATCAAATTTCAAAAAAGCATCGTTGCCAATATTTGCTGCTATTGGCGGAATGATTGTTCCTGCTGCATTATATCTTTTTTTAAATTACGGAACCGAAACACAATCTGGAGCAGGAATTCCAATGGCTACAGACATAGCTTTCGCTTTAGGAATTTTATCTTTACTTGGAAACAAAGTGCCTACTTCATTAAAAGTTTTTTTAACAGCATTAGCTGTTATTGATGACTTAGGTGCTATTTTGGTTATTGCTATTTTCTACACAAAAGATTTAGATTTTTTTAATCTTTCTATTGCATTGGGAATTTTTGGTTTCTTATTAATTTTGAATAGACTAAAAGTTAGAAACCTTATTCCATATCTTGTATTAGGAGTTTTTATGTGGTATTTTATGCTTAACTCTGGTGTTCATGCAACAATAACTGGAGTATTGTTAGCATTTGCAATTCCTTTTGGAAATGGCGATAAAAAGTCAACTTCTTATTTACTACAAAATGCTTTGCATAAACCTGTAACTTGGATTATTTTACCATTATTTGCATTGGCAAATACAGCAATAACTATAAATTCTGATTGGCATTATGCCTTAACTCATCATTACACCATTGGAATTGCTCTTGGTTTGATAGTTGGAAAACCAATAGGAATATCGCTATTCAGTTATCTTTCTGTAAAAAATAAATTTTGCAAACTTCCTGAAGACTTAAATTGGAAAACCATCATTGGAGTAAGTTTCCTTGGTGGAATTGGATTTACAATGTCTATTTTCATTACACTCCTGGCTTTTTCTGATTCAGAGCACATTACAAATAGTAAAATAATGATTTTAGTATCATCAATTATTGCTGCTCTAATTGGATTACTTTATTTAAAGTCAACACTCAAAAAAGATTGTTTAGAAGATGTTCTTAATGATGATTAG
- the hutI gene encoding imidazolonepropionase, with protein MQLLITNIKELLQVRETNIEKVSGKEMATLPTIKNAFLLIENDYIINFGEMNDCPNTDSKKVIDATGKIVLPTWCDSHTHIVYAGNREQEFVDRINGLSYEEIANRGGGILNSAKKLNETSEEEIYNQSKYRLEEIMQQGTGAVEIKSGYGLTVDGELKMLRVIKKLAKNYPITIKATFLGAHAFPKEYKENHSGYIDLIINEMLPKIAEENLADYIDAFLETGYFSVEETERIMIAGKKYGLQAKIHVNQFTAINGIEACVKHNALTVDHLEIITDEDIEALKNSKTMSVALPSCSYFISIPYTPARKMITAGLPLALASDSNPGTTPSGNMNFVVATACIKMKMTPEEAINAATINGAYAMGISETHGSITKGKKANFIITKPLNSYYELPYLFGSNLIEKVFIDGKLV; from the coding sequence ATGCAATTATTAATAACAAACATCAAGGAACTGCTTCAAGTTAGAGAAACTAATATTGAAAAAGTTTCAGGAAAAGAAATGGCAACTTTACCAACAATTAAGAATGCGTTTCTACTAATTGAAAACGACTATATAATCAATTTTGGCGAAATGAATGATTGCCCAAATACTGATTCAAAAAAAGTAATTGATGCCACTGGAAAAATAGTATTGCCAACTTGGTGCGATAGTCATACACATATTGTTTATGCGGGAAATCGAGAGCAAGAATTTGTTGATAGGATTAACGGATTGAGTTATGAAGAAATTGCAAATCGTGGTGGTGGAATTTTAAATTCAGCAAAAAAACTCAACGAAACTTCAGAAGAGGAAATCTATAATCAATCAAAGTATCGATTAGAAGAAATAATGCAACAAGGAACTGGAGCTGTTGAAATAAAATCGGGATATGGATTGACTGTTGATGGAGAATTAAAAATGCTACGTGTGATAAAAAAGTTAGCCAAAAATTATCCAATTACCATTAAAGCTACATTTCTTGGTGCACATGCTTTTCCTAAAGAATACAAAGAGAATCATTCGGGTTATATTGATTTAATAATCAATGAAATGCTTCCAAAAATTGCTGAAGAAAATTTAGCCGATTACATTGATGCTTTTTTAGAAACAGGTTATTTTTCGGTTGAAGAAACAGAAAGAATTATGATTGCCGGAAAAAAATATGGTCTTCAAGCAAAAATTCACGTCAATCAATTCACAGCTATAAATGGTATTGAAGCTTGTGTAAAACACAATGCATTAACTGTTGATCACCTTGAAATTATTACAGATGAAGACATTGAAGCTTTAAAAAACAGTAAAACAATGTCAGTTGCTTTACCAAGTTGTTCTTATTTTATAAGTATTCCTTATACACCAGCCAGAAAAATGATAACAGCAGGTTTACCGTTAGCATTAGCTTCTGATTCAAATCCAGGAACAACTCCTTCAGGAAATATGAATTTTGTTGTTGCTACAGCTTGTATAAAAATGAAAATGACTCCCGAGGAAGCCATCAATGCAGCTACCATAAATGGTGCTTATGCTATGGGAATTTCTGAAACACATGGAAGCATAACTAAAGGTAAAAAAGCAAATTTTATCATTACAAAACCTTTGAATTCATACTATGAACTTCCCTATTTATTCGGTTCAAACCTTATAGAAAAAGTATTTATTGATGGTAAGTTAGTATAA